In one window of Brenneria goodwinii DNA:
- a CDS encoding PLP-dependent aminotransferase family protein → MSQLFSPVNRTLPSPLVVQVVSTLRNAIASKQLPGGQRLPSVRRGASLFSVSNSTIVQAYEQLVAEGWITARPGSGFYVAESGISETRVVTANENNAINPVNDYWLLSSIYVSSPEYRQLSCGWLPDDWYQQDTLAKALRTVSRQNLSNSGYGESWGYLPLRQHLAVTLPENMQPVSPENILLTQGASKALDIVSMALLNRGDSVLVDEPAYCNFLTSLMLRGIRPIGIPWTSQGPDMDRMAEVLRREKPRLYITNPWFQNPTGACLSLGMAHKILSLMEQYGIHVVEDNVSGELMPQDAVSLLSMGGMKRVTQIRSFSKTLSPTLRVGYVIGNTELIERLIVFKMMSGLTSSELTERVILSVLQDGQYHKYRTRLRTRLAQAQTSAGQFFQTIGWQLHTQAVNGFYLYACPMKNATDALKLAEIARQHKLFLAPGTLFHPHRCASPWIRFNVAFLQRYQNEFLHFLDENKMKI, encoded by the coding sequence GTGAGTCAGCTTTTTTCTCCCGTTAACAGAACGCTCCCTTCACCTTTGGTCGTTCAGGTCGTAAGCACCCTGCGCAACGCCATCGCCAGCAAGCAACTGCCTGGCGGACAGCGGTTGCCGTCAGTGCGCCGTGGCGCCAGCTTATTTTCCGTCAGTAATTCCACGATAGTGCAGGCTTATGAACAGCTGGTCGCCGAAGGCTGGATAACGGCGCGTCCTGGCTCGGGTTTTTACGTCGCCGAATCCGGAATAAGCGAAACCCGGGTGGTCACGGCCAATGAAAACAATGCCATAAACCCCGTTAATGATTACTGGTTATTATCCAGTATCTATGTTTCCTCGCCCGAATATCGCCAACTGAGCTGCGGATGGCTGCCGGACGATTGGTACCAACAAGACACCCTGGCGAAAGCGCTGAGGACCGTGTCGCGCCAGAATCTGAGCAATTCAGGCTATGGTGAATCCTGGGGATATCTCCCGCTGCGCCAGCATCTGGCCGTCACGTTACCGGAAAATATGCAACCGGTCAGTCCTGAGAATATCCTGCTGACGCAAGGCGCCAGTAAAGCATTGGACATTGTTTCCATGGCCTTACTCAACCGTGGCGACAGCGTATTGGTGGACGAGCCCGCCTATTGTAACTTCCTCACGTCGCTAATGTTGCGCGGTATCCGCCCTATCGGCATTCCCTGGACGTCTCAGGGACCGGATATGGATCGTATGGCTGAAGTGCTGCGGCGGGAAAAACCACGTCTGTATATCACCAACCCCTGGTTTCAGAATCCGACCGGCGCCTGCCTGTCGCTTGGCATGGCCCACAAGATATTATCGTTAATGGAGCAATACGGTATCCATGTGGTAGAGGACAATGTATCGGGAGAACTGATGCCGCAAGACGCGGTATCGTTACTGTCAATGGGCGGAATGAAGCGCGTTACGCAAATTCGCAGTTTTTCCAAAACGCTCTCTCCTACCCTGCGGGTCGGATACGTGATTGGCAATACGGAGCTTATTGAAAGATTAATCGTGTTTAAAATGATGTCCGGGCTGACCAGTTCAGAACTGACCGAGCGCGTTATCCTATCCGTATTACAAGATGGGCAATATCATAAATACCGTACCCGGTTACGAACGCGTTTGGCCCAGGCGCAAACCAGCGCCGGCCAGTTTTTTCAGACTATCGGCTGGCAACTTCATACCCAGGCCGTCAATGGTTTTTATCTATATGCCTGCCCGATGAAAAATGCCACGGATGCTTTGAAGCTGGCGGAAATCGCACGACAACATAAATTGTTTTTAGCGCCGGGAACATTATTTCATCCTCATCGCTGCGCCAGTCCGTGGATTCGTTTTAACGTGGCTTTTTTACAACGTTACCAAAATGAATTTCTTCATTTTCTGGATGAAAATAAAATGAAAATATAA
- a CDS encoding tautomerase family protein, with amino-acid sequence MPLLQFDVIEGRSASEIKTLLDTAHRVVLQAFQVPERDRYQIVHENKAHHMVFQDTGLGFTRTDKLVMVRVYTSPRSDEQKQFFMKTLAHEFNTHCGIDGNDLMITFITNHKGDWSFCDGEAQYLTGAL; translated from the coding sequence ATGCCATTACTGCAATTTGATGTTATTGAAGGCCGTTCCGCATCCGAGATAAAAACCCTGTTAGATACAGCGCACCGTGTCGTGTTGCAGGCCTTCCAGGTTCCAGAACGCGACCGTTACCAGATTGTTCACGAAAACAAAGCTCATCACATGGTTTTTCAGGATACCGGCCTGGGTTTTACGCGCACGGACAAGCTGGTCATGGTGCGGGTTTACACCAGCCCGCGTAGTGACGAACAGAAACAGTTTTTTATGAAAACGCTGGCGCATGAATTCAATACGCATTGCGGAATCGACGGCAACGATCTGATGATTACCTTTATTACCAACCATAAAGGCGACTGGAGCTTCTGCGACGGCGAGGCGCAATATTTGACAGGGGCATTGTAA
- a CDS encoding LysR family transcriptional regulator: MKNIKTNALWMHLYWLTVLAEQRSFTRAAERLEVSKAAMSQKIKELETLAGVALVQRTTRSVRLTRAGEKLVAELQEPFAQIEQSFFAVRDDSGPVRGLIRITSPVAFARQQLVPNISVFLQAYPQVRIQLEVSDRIVSLTSEGFDLAIRHSNHLPETHVALPLCETRTLLVASPEYLDARGVPAHPAELTAYDCLYYPRGTELPRWRFVHRPTGGEALTVNVKGPFATNNSESVRDAALSGLGIAMLPDFSAHTAIAAGTLREVLPDWQIVEAFADKIWIVRPYAAQVPRAVTVFTHWLRSRFTP, encoded by the coding sequence ATGAAAAACATCAAAACAAACGCCCTGTGGATGCATCTGTATTGGCTGACGGTATTGGCCGAACAGCGGAGTTTTACCCGCGCCGCTGAACGATTGGAAGTGAGTAAGGCCGCAATGAGCCAAAAGATCAAAGAGTTGGAAACGCTGGCCGGCGTCGCTCTGGTTCAGCGCACCACGCGCAGCGTGCGTTTGACCCGGGCGGGAGAAAAGCTGGTGGCGGAGTTACAGGAGCCGTTCGCGCAGATTGAGCAGAGTTTTTTCGCCGTACGCGATGACAGCGGTCCGGTGCGCGGACTGATTCGCATTACCTCGCCCGTGGCGTTTGCGCGTCAGCAACTGGTTCCAAATATCAGCGTGTTTTTACAGGCGTATCCGCAGGTACGTATTCAGCTTGAGGTGTCGGACAGGATCGTGTCGCTAACCAGCGAAGGATTCGATCTCGCCATCCGTCACAGCAATCATTTGCCCGAAACGCATGTCGCGTTGCCGCTGTGCGAGACGCGGACGCTGCTGGTGGCATCGCCAGAATACCTTGACGCGCGTGGGGTTCCCGCGCATCCGGCGGAACTGACGGCGTATGATTGTCTGTATTATCCGCGCGGCACCGAACTGCCGCGCTGGCGTTTCGTGCATCGTCCGACAGGCGGCGAGGCGCTAACCGTAAATGTGAAAGGCCCGTTCGCCACCAATAACAGTGAATCGGTGCGGGATGCGGCATTGAGCGGTTTGGGCATCGCCATGCTGCCGGATTTCAGCGCGCACACGGCCATTGCGGCAGGCACGCTGCGTGAAGTATTGCCAGACTGGCAAATTGTCGAGGCATTCGCCGACAAAATATGGATCGTGCGTCCTTACGCCGCGCAGGTGCCGCGCGCCGTCACCGTTTTTACTCATTGGCTGCGATCGCGGTTTACACCCTGA
- a CDS encoding IclR family transcriptional regulator — MKSESAAGASGVQTLLRGLSVIDAVAAGHRDLKSIGEYVGTSRSTTHRLVNALVSKNLLRFVDKDGYYLGPKLIELGTSSLNAYPLRIAAKQTLEDLAKLTQDTVHLAIREGNDVLYIDKIPGTRGLEMRSRVGQRMPLSSTGIGKALILDEDADEWKAIFQANQPQRDAETFIQTMSKYAQSGYAFDLEENEFTIRCVAAPVRDASNRIIAAISVASITPYMPDSRMSELINIVKGYADAISNEMGWSRALFNLRRRVPAGKK; from the coding sequence ATGAAATCGGAGAGTGCTGCGGGGGCCAGCGGTGTTCAGACTCTGCTTAGGGGGTTATCGGTTATTGATGCCGTAGCCGCCGGTCATCGTGATTTGAAATCCATCGGCGAATATGTGGGCACCTCGCGCAGCACAACGCATCGCCTGGTCAACGCATTGGTCAGCAAGAACTTATTAAGGTTCGTGGATAAGGACGGCTATTATCTCGGCCCGAAATTAATCGAGCTCGGCACCAGTTCCCTTAACGCCTACCCGTTGAGGATTGCGGCCAAGCAGACCCTGGAGGATCTGGCGAAGCTGACCCAGGATACGGTGCATCTCGCCATCAGGGAAGGCAACGACGTGCTGTACATCGATAAGATCCCCGGTACGCGCGGGCTGGAGATGCGTTCCCGCGTCGGGCAGCGCATGCCGCTGTCATCCACCGGCATTGGTAAAGCGCTTATCCTCGACGAGGATGCCGATGAATGGAAAGCCATTTTCCAGGCGAATCAGCCGCAACGCGACGCAGAGACATTTATTCAGACGATGAGCAAATATGCTCAGAGCGGGTACGCATTTGATCTGGAGGAAAATGAATTCACCATCCGCTGCGTCGCCGCACCGGTGCGAGACGCCTCCAACCGGATTATTGCCGCTATTTCTGTCGCGAGCATTACGCCTTATATGCCCGACAGCCGCATGAGTGAACTTATCAATATCGTTAAAGGCTATGCCGACGCCATTTCCAACGAAATGGGGTGGAGCAGGGCATTGTTTAATCTGCGTCGCAGAGTGCCGGCAGGGAAAAAATAA
- a CDS encoding 2-dehydro-3-deoxygalactonokinase, whose amino-acid sequence MNMMTTLIALDWGTSMLRACRLGKDGSVLEKRTLPYGVTKLPPSATNREAAFLQVYTQACGDWLRETPACPVIACGMIGSAQGWRQAPYIEAPCDIRQLAQQLTRVETGHGQYFSIVSGVWKDGDLPEVMRGEETQIAGALQHDERLRSTMARQGKALIALPGTHAKWVEVAQNRIAHIQTFMTGDLYDALAHHTILATTIQPSEQPDWEAFAQGVTVAQRYRSSVGLLGTLFSVRSRLLCKHITAQQQADYLSGLVLGSELLAVLSRLTPESDQEIPITFIGSEALCQRYIRALTYLECPYPVHISDGATERGLWYIARLAGLLD is encoded by the coding sequence ATGAATATGATGACAACGCTAATTGCCCTGGACTGGGGAACCTCTATGCTACGTGCCTGTCGTCTGGGAAAAGACGGTTCGGTCCTGGAAAAAAGAACGCTGCCCTATGGCGTGACGAAACTGCCGCCATCGGCGACCAATCGGGAAGCGGCCTTTCTTCAGGTCTATACCCAGGCGTGTGGCGACTGGCTGCGGGAAACGCCGGCGTGCCCGGTGATCGCCTGCGGCATGATTGGCAGCGCCCAGGGCTGGCGTCAGGCGCCCTATATAGAGGCGCCCTGCGATATCCGGCAGTTGGCCCAGCAGTTAACCCGCGTTGAGACCGGACACGGCCAGTATTTTTCCATCGTATCCGGCGTATGGAAAGACGGCGACCTGCCCGAAGTGATGCGTGGCGAGGAGACTCAGATAGCCGGCGCGTTACAGCATGATGAACGGCTGCGTTCGACCATGGCGCGGCAGGGAAAAGCGCTGATCGCGCTGCCTGGAACACACGCCAAATGGGTTGAAGTGGCGCAAAACCGGATCGCGCACATCCAGACGTTCATGACCGGCGATCTTTACGATGCGCTGGCGCATCACACCATTCTGGCCACCACGATACAGCCCTCCGAGCAGCCGGACTGGGAGGCGTTTGCTCAAGGGGTGACGGTCGCTCAACGTTACAGATCATCCGTCGGCTTGCTCGGCACGCTGTTTTCCGTGCGCAGCCGTCTGCTGTGCAAACACATCACCGCGCAGCAGCAGGCCGACTATCTTTCCGGGTTGGTGCTGGGCAGCGAATTATTGGCGGTGTTGTCCAGGCTGACGCCGGAGTCCGACCAGGAGATTCCGATCACGTTCATCGGCTCCGAAGCGCTGTGTCAGCGCTATATCCGCGCGCTGACCTATCTGGAGTGTCCTTATCCGGTTCATATTTCTGACGGTGCGACAGAGAGGGGGCTATGGTACATCGCCCGCCTGGCAGGTCTGCTCGATTGA
- a CDS encoding 2-dehydro-3-deoxy-6-phosphogalactonate aldolase produces MDFLTTLRQTGLIAILRGITPDEVEDVGRQLYQAGFRIIEIPLNSPEPLRSIARLRQVLPQDCRVGAGTVMSDNDVRAVKQHQGEIIISPHTDPAVIQETRKLGLISLPGAATPSEAFSALSNGAHGVKIFPAEAVSPQTLKAWRAVIPAEIPLLPVGGITAESLSGWLAAGASGFGIGGMLYKPGMSPESVGENAAAFVRAWRKSRA; encoded by the coding sequence ATGGATTTCTTAACAACATTACGGCAAACGGGACTCATTGCCATTCTGCGGGGGATCACCCCCGACGAGGTCGAAGATGTCGGGCGCCAACTGTATCAGGCGGGGTTCCGCATCATCGAAATACCGTTGAACTCACCCGAGCCGTTGCGCAGCATCGCCCGTCTGCGGCAGGTTCTGCCGCAGGATTGCCGGGTAGGCGCCGGTACGGTCATGTCGGATAACGATGTGCGCGCGGTAAAACAACATCAAGGTGAAATCATCATCTCGCCGCATACCGATCCGGCCGTCATTCAGGAAACCAGAAAACTGGGTTTGATCAGTCTGCCCGGCGCGGCCACGCCAAGCGAGGCCTTTAGCGCGTTGTCCAACGGCGCGCACGGCGTCAAGATTTTTCCTGCCGAAGCCGTTTCCCCGCAAACGCTGAAGGCATGGCGCGCCGTCATACCCGCGGAGATCCCGCTGTTGCCCGTCGGCGGGATCACGGCCGAATCCCTATCCGGCTGGCTGGCAGCCGGCGCCAGTGGTTTTGGCATTGGCGGCATGCTCTATAAGCCCGGCATGTCGCCTGAGAGCGTCGGGGAGAATGCCGCCGCCTTTGTGCGGGCCTGGCGAAAATCCCGCGCATAA
- a CDS encoding Bug family tripartite tricarboxylate transporter substrate binding protein: protein MKTRNIVPHALAGLLAATSLLSAVPALAADYPVRQIEMIVPYSAGGGTDLVARSFADVAKEYLPKAIGIVNKPGGGGAVGFSELVAARPDGYKIGLGTAEITMLPHMGLVNFNADDFAAIALLNADPGAITVKIDAPWNTFAEFMEYAKANPGKIRIGNSGSGAIWHLAAEALGDKTDTKFNNIPYDGAAPAITALLGGHIEAVSVSAAEVSTHVAAGTVKILGVMADERLAAFKDVPTLKENGVDLSIGTWRGILVPKKTPKDVQDVLAETARKVAENPRFAESLSRINLNFDYRNAEEFQQLIERDNRYFKELMTKVGLAQ, encoded by the coding sequence ATGAAAACTCGTAATATTGTGCCTCACGCTCTGGCCGGGTTACTGGCCGCCACATCGCTCCTGTCCGCCGTACCTGCGCTGGCTGCCGACTATCCGGTTCGGCAGATAGAAATGATTGTTCCCTACAGCGCAGGCGGCGGCACTGATTTAGTCGCCCGTTCGTTTGCCGACGTAGCGAAAGAATATCTGCCCAAAGCCATCGGTATCGTCAATAAACCCGGCGGCGGCGGGGCGGTAGGCTTCTCCGAACTGGTCGCGGCGCGTCCGGACGGCTACAAAATCGGCCTTGGCACTGCGGAAATCACCATGCTGCCGCATATGGGGCTGGTCAACTTCAATGCCGACGATTTCGCCGCCATCGCGTTGTTGAACGCCGATCCGGGCGCCATCACGGTGAAAATCGATGCGCCATGGAATACCTTTGCGGAATTCATGGAATACGCCAAAGCCAATCCGGGCAAAATCCGCATCGGTAACTCCGGTTCCGGCGCTATCTGGCATCTGGCCGCGGAAGCGCTCGGCGATAAAACCGACACGAAGTTCAACAACATCCCTTACGATGGCGCCGCGCCAGCCATTACTGCGCTTTTGGGCGGGCATATTGAGGCGGTAAGCGTCAGCGCCGCGGAAGTCTCCACGCACGTGGCGGCGGGAACCGTGAAAATCCTCGGCGTCATGGCCGACGAACGCCTGGCCGCTTTCAAAGATGTGCCCACGCTGAAGGAAAATGGCGTCGATCTGTCCATTGGCACCTGGCGCGGCATTCTCGTTCCGAAGAAAACGCCGAAGGATGTGCAGGACGTGCTGGCGGAAACCGCGCGCAAGGTGGCGGAGAATCCCAGATTCGCCGAATCCCTGAGCCGCATCAATCTGAACTTCGACTACCGTAACGCAGAGGAGTTTCAGCAGTTGATCGAGCGCGACAACCGCTATTTCAAAGAGTTAATGACCAAGGTGGGCCTGGCGCAGTAG
- a CDS encoding tripartite tricarboxylate transporter TctB family protein, whose translation MAHEPKDPDIPVPDNAHKIEIVIGVVLILVSLAAIVAAQKFPASRLATDIGPSRFPVFYSVVLILLALILIFNNLSIIRRNKRAGITISAPPSPDDVDIRHGKTVLGILASFACFFGMYYFGYIVSMIPYLIFLMWLMAFKHKIWNPVIAIAITGLTYVIFYLGLNVAVPVGLLFE comes from the coding sequence ATGGCTCATGAACCGAAAGATCCGGATATCCCCGTACCGGATAACGCGCATAAAATCGAAATCGTCATCGGTGTGGTTCTGATCCTGGTGTCGTTGGCCGCTATCGTTGCCGCACAGAAGTTTCCGGCTTCGCGTCTGGCGACCGATATCGGCCCCTCGCGCTTTCCGGTATTTTATTCCGTGGTGCTGATACTGCTCGCGTTAATATTAATTTTTAATAACCTGTCCATTATCAGGCGCAATAAACGCGCCGGCATTACGATCTCCGCTCCGCCATCGCCCGACGATGTGGATATCCGACACGGGAAAACCGTTCTAGGCATACTGGCATCCTTTGCCTGTTTCTTCGGTATGTATTATTTCGGGTACATCGTTTCCATGATCCCCTATCTGATATTCCTGATGTGGCTCATGGCGTTCAAACACAAAATATGGAATCCCGTCATCGCCATTGCCATCACGGGATTGACCTACGTGATTTTCTATCTTGGTCTGAATGTGGCCGTCCCCGTTGGTCTGCTGTTCGAATAA